In Carnobacterium sp. CP1, the following are encoded in one genomic region:
- a CDS encoding ABC transporter substrate-binding protein/permease: MKRKSLVTALLILFTALISFTMPSLQVAAADTSLSDVQSKGTLTIGTSADFPPYEFHATVNGKDEIVGMDISIAQKIADDLGVTLEIQDMGFDSLLPALEVNKVDMILAGMSPSEERKKSVDFSTVYYTGGQNLVVRQSDEGIYQTKDDLHGKKIGVQTGSLQETLAQKQMPDSDLLSLSKITDLILALKTNKIEAIVMEKPSATAYVSNDTGLVTFDGAFELAEGEQGTAIAFKKGTQTLLESVNDSLVEIKEGNLIEGYLKEAGEHLKDSQGGTIDSEDAEDTGSNTMINYWNYFAKGTGYTILISVSSVLFGSILGIFLSLMRMADNKVIRGLATAYVEFVRGTPMMIQVMFIYFAVGYLVNIPALASGIIAVSLNSGAYICEIIRSGLNSVSKGQAEAARSLGMSKKLSMRYIIFPQALKNIWPALGNEFITVIKESSIVSIIGVSDLIFQTKVVTSVSYRGIAPLAVTMVIYFVLTFSLTKLLNYYEGKMNHD; this comes from the coding sequence ATGAAAAGAAAGTCGCTTGTTACTGCTCTACTTATCCTGTTTACTGCTCTAATTAGTTTTACTATGCCATCTTTGCAAGTGGCAGCAGCAGATACTTCATTATCAGATGTCCAATCAAAAGGAACGTTGACTATTGGAACGAGCGCTGATTTTCCGCCATATGAATTTCACGCTACTGTTAATGGCAAGGATGAAATCGTCGGAATGGATATATCTATTGCTCAAAAAATTGCTGACGATTTAGGCGTAACATTGGAAATACAAGATATGGGATTTGATAGTCTGTTGCCTGCTTTGGAAGTAAATAAAGTAGACATGATTCTAGCAGGTATGAGTCCTTCTGAAGAACGAAAAAAAAGTGTTGATTTTTCTACTGTTTATTATACAGGAGGGCAAAATTTAGTTGTCCGTCAATCTGATGAAGGCATCTATCAAACTAAAGATGATCTGCATGGGAAAAAAATTGGAGTTCAAACAGGCTCATTACAAGAAACATTAGCCCAGAAACAAATGCCGGATTCTGATTTGTTGAGTTTATCAAAAATCACCGATTTGATTCTAGCTTTAAAAACGAACAAAATAGAAGCTATCGTAATGGAAAAACCAAGTGCGACTGCTTACGTTTCAAATGATACAGGATTAGTTACTTTTGATGGAGCGTTTGAATTGGCTGAAGGTGAGCAAGGAACAGCGATCGCTTTTAAAAAAGGTACTCAAACCCTTTTAGAGAGTGTCAATGATTCTCTTGTAGAAATAAAAGAGGGAAATTTAATTGAAGGGTATTTAAAAGAAGCTGGAGAACACTTGAAAGATAGTCAAGGTGGAACGATTGATTCAGAAGACGCCGAAGACACAGGGTCAAATACAATGATCAACTATTGGAACTATTTTGCCAAAGGAACGGGTTATACCATTCTGATATCTGTTTCAAGTGTATTATTCGGAAGCATTTTAGGAATATTTTTGTCCTTGATGCGTATGGCGGATAATAAAGTTATCCGCGGTTTGGCTACCGCTTATGTCGAATTTGTTCGTGGGACGCCAATGATGATCCAAGTAATGTTCATCTATTTTGCAGTAGGATACTTAGTAAATATCCCTGCTTTAGCTTCCGGCATCATTGCGGTTTCTTTGAACAGCGGAGCCTATATCTGCGAAATTATCCGTTCAGGATTAAATTCCGTATCTAAAGGACAAGCAGAAGCAGCAAGAAGTTTAGGGATGAGCAAGAAGCTTTCAATGCGATATATTATTTTCCCGCAAGCGCTAAAAAATATTTGGCCAGCCTTAGGAAATGAATTTATCACGGTCATTAAAGAAAGCTCGATTGTGTCGATTATTGGTGTAAGTGATTTGATTTTCCAAACAAAAGTCGTCACTTCAGTTTCATATCGTGGGATTGCACCGTTAGCTGTTACGATGGTCATTTATTTTGTTTTAACTTTTAGCTTAACAAAACTGTTGAATTATTATGAAGGGAAGATGAATCATGATTAA
- a CDS encoding amino acid ABC transporter ATP-binding protein has protein sequence MIKFNHLKKSFDKNEVLIDINGEVKKGEVVVIIGPSGSGKSTLLRCLNLLETPTSGEIIFEDIALTGLNETKLNQLREKMGMVFQSFNLFPHLSVLDNLKIAPIKVKGMPETEAESQARRLLKQVGLEDKDTAYPASLSGGQQQRVAIARALAMNPKVMLFDEPTSALDPEMVGEVLKVIQDLAETGMTMVVVTHEMGFAKQVADRVIFMDAGYIVEEGTPEQLFDHPEHNRTKDFLAKVL, from the coding sequence ATGATTAAATTTAACCATTTAAAAAAATCTTTTGATAAAAATGAAGTCTTGATCGACATTAATGGAGAAGTAAAAAAAGGGGAAGTCGTCGTGATCATCGGACCATCAGGATCGGGTAAAAGCACGTTGCTGCGGTGCTTAAATTTACTGGAGACTCCGACAAGCGGTGAAATTATTTTTGAAGATATTGCTTTAACAGGACTTAACGAAACAAAGTTAAATCAATTGCGAGAAAAAATGGGAATGGTCTTTCAAAGTTTTAATTTATTTCCACATTTGTCTGTGTTAGATAATTTAAAAATAGCGCCGATCAAAGTTAAAGGAATGCCTGAAACAGAAGCGGAAAGCCAGGCGCGAAGATTGTTGAAACAAGTGGGTTTAGAAGACAAAGATACAGCTTATCCAGCTAGTTTATCGGGTGGTCAGCAACAACGAGTAGCTATCGCACGTGCATTAGCAATGAACCCAAAAGTCATGTTGTTTGATGAACCGACATCTGCATTGGATCCTGAAATGGTAGGAGAAGTTTTAAAAGTTATTCAAGATTTAGCAGAAACCGGAATGACGATGGTTGTTGTGACTCATGAAATGGGATTTGCTAAGCAAGTAGCTGATCGCGTCATTTTTATGGACGCAGGTTATATTGTAGAAGAAGGAACTCCAGAACAGCTCTTTGATCACCCGGAACATAACCGAACCAAAGATTTTTTAGCAAAAGTATTATAA
- a CDS encoding PTS fructose transporter subunit IIABC, with the protein MNINDLLLKDVMIMDLKATTKEAAIDEMIASLASKKRLNDPALFKQGIMAREAQTSTGLGDGIAMPHAKTTAVNEATVLFAKSTAGVDYEALDGQPTHLFFMIAAPEGANDTHLQALAGLSRLLINPEFVASLKETTTPDEVQTLFTEAEQKRLADEKAEQQAEATKTPDADRPFVIAVTACPTGIAHTYMAEDALKKKAAEMGVDIKVETNGTEGVKNRLTAADIERAAGVIVAADKNVEMARFDGKHLLQRPVSDGIRKSEELITKAMNQQAPTYHASGEKDTEDSDEGNGSIISKVYKDLMNGISHMLPFVVGGGIVLALSFFVEPYFGESSEIFTFLNSLGSNAFNFLIPILAGYIAMSIGDRPGLMPGMVGGLMAVQSNAGFLGGLAAGFLAGYSILLLRRLLKGLPKSLEGLKSILLYPVLSLLLIGLVMYFIIDPVFSTINTAMVNFLENLGTGNAVLLGALLGGMMAIDMGGPFNKAAYAFSIGIFTDTGDGSLMAAVMAGGMIPPLAIAVASTLFKNKFTEDERKSGITNYVLGLSFITEGAIPFAAADPLRIIGSSVIGAAIAGGLTQFWDITIPAPHGGIFAIGLSNHALLFLAALAIGTAVSALILGFWKKTVNDTNEAMN; encoded by the coding sequence ATGAATATCAATGACTTATTGCTTAAAGATGTCATGATCATGGATCTAAAAGCAACAACTAAAGAAGCAGCGATTGACGAAATGATCGCTAGTCTGGCTTCAAAGAAGCGCCTCAATGACCCAGCTTTGTTTAAACAAGGCATTATGGCTAGAGAAGCCCAAACTTCTACAGGGCTAGGCGATGGAATCGCTATGCCGCATGCAAAAACAACAGCTGTCAACGAAGCTACCGTTTTATTTGCAAAAAGTACTGCCGGAGTTGATTACGAAGCACTAGACGGACAACCTACCCATCTGTTTTTCATGATCGCGGCTCCTGAAGGGGCAAATGATACGCATTTACAAGCTCTAGCTGGCTTGTCTCGGTTGCTGATAAACCCTGAATTTGTTGCTTCTCTAAAAGAAACAACGACACCTGATGAAGTCCAAACATTATTTACAGAAGCAGAACAAAAACGGCTAGCAGATGAAAAAGCCGAACAACAAGCAGAAGCAACTAAAACTCCTGATGCTGATCGCCCATTTGTTATTGCCGTAACGGCTTGTCCAACTGGTATTGCTCATACGTATATGGCTGAAGATGCTTTGAAGAAAAAAGCTGCTGAAATGGGCGTTGATATCAAAGTTGAAACCAACGGAACTGAAGGCGTTAAAAACCGGTTGACCGCAGCTGATATCGAACGTGCAGCCGGCGTTATCGTCGCTGCTGATAAAAATGTCGAAATGGCTCGTTTTGATGGAAAACACCTTTTGCAGCGACCCGTCAGCGATGGTATTCGTAAATCTGAAGAGTTGATCACCAAAGCTATGAATCAACAAGCACCAACCTATCATGCTAGTGGTGAAAAAGACACTGAAGACAGCGATGAAGGCAACGGCTCTATTATTAGTAAAGTTTATAAAGATTTAATGAACGGAATTTCTCATATGTTGCCTTTCGTTGTCGGCGGCGGGATCGTCTTGGCTCTTTCTTTCTTTGTAGAACCTTACTTTGGAGAAAGCAGCGAGATCTTCACGTTCTTAAACTCTTTAGGTAGCAATGCTTTTAACTTCTTGATTCCTATCTTGGCAGGTTATATCGCCATGAGTATCGGCGATCGTCCAGGCTTGATGCCAGGGATGGTTGGTGGATTAATGGCCGTCCAAAGCAACGCTGGTTTCTTAGGTGGATTAGCTGCTGGTTTCCTAGCCGGTTACTCTATTCTTCTTTTAAGACGATTGTTGAAAGGATTGCCAAAGTCATTAGAAGGTTTAAAATCAATCTTATTGTATCCTGTTCTTAGTCTACTCCTTATTGGTCTAGTAATGTATTTCATCATTGATCCGGTCTTCTCAACAATCAATACAGCTATGGTTAACTTCCTAGAAAACCTTGGTACAGGAAATGCTGTGTTACTAGGCGCATTATTGGGCGGAATGATGGCTATTGATATGGGAGGTCCATTTAATAAAGCGGCATATGCCTTTTCAATAGGTATCTTCACTGATACAGGTGACGGTAGTTTGATGGCTGCTGTTATGGCTGGTGGTATGATTCCGCCTCTAGCAATCGCTGTTGCAAGTACACTATTTAAAAACAAATTTACAGAAGACGAAAGAAAATCAGGAATCACAAACTATGTTTTAGGGCTTTCTTTTATCACTGAAGGAGCTATTCCTTTTGCGGCTGCTGATCCATTACGCATTATCGGATCATCGGTTATCGGAGCAGCAATTGCTGGCGGCTTAACTCAATTCTGGGATATCACTATTCCAGCGCCGCACGGTGGCATCTTCGCTATTGGTCTTTCAAACCACGCCTTGCTATTCTTGGCAGCATTAGCGATTGGAACGGCTGTTTCTGCCCTGATTTTAGGCTTTTGGAAAAAAACCGTTAACGATACAAACGAAGCAATGAACTAA